One genomic region from Bacillus aquiflavi encodes:
- the smpB gene encoding SsrA-binding protein SmpB, with protein MPKGVGKVVAQNRKAHHDFFIEETYEAGIVLQGTEIKSIRAGRVNIKDSFAKIQNGEIFLYNMHISPYEQGNRYNHDPLRTRKLLLNKKEIHKLMGETKEQGYSLIPLKIYLKNGFAKVLIGLAKGKKKYDKREDLKKKEAKRDIERAFRERQKM; from the coding sequence ATGCCAAAGGGCGTTGGAAAAGTGGTCGCACAAAACAGAAAAGCGCATCACGACTTTTTTATCGAAGAAACATATGAAGCAGGAATTGTCCTGCAAGGAACAGAGATTAAGTCGATACGTGCGGGGCGTGTCAATATAAAAGATTCGTTTGCTAAAATTCAAAATGGGGAAATATTTTTATATAACATGCACATAAGTCCGTACGAGCAAGGAAACCGCTATAACCATGATCCATTAAGAACAAGGAAATTACTGTTAAATAAAAAAGAGATACACAAACTAATGGGGGAAACGAAAGAGCAAGGCTATTCGCTTATTCCATTAAAAATCTATTTAAAAAATGGTTTTGCAAAAGTGTTAATCGGCTTAGCAAAAGGTAAAAAGAAATATGATAAGCGAGAAGATTTAAAGAAAAAAGAAGCGAAGCGGGATATTGAACGTGCATTTCGCGAAAGACAAAAGATGTAA
- the rnr gene encoding ribonuclease R — protein sequence MKDEAYKPLTVQELEEALMIEDSAEFKDFVKALVKMEEDGFVVRTRSNRYGLPEKMNLVRGKLTGHPKGFAFVIPDEARMDDIFIPPGEMNNAMHGDTVLVRVATTSSGQRREGTVIRIIERGVQEIVGTYVESTHFGFVIPDDKKLVNDIFIPKSASKGAVEGHKVVVKLTTYPDSRKSAEGEVIHILGHKNDPGVDILSIIYKHGLPLEFPDEVLAQAMETPDEITDNDLTNRRDLRNEVIVTIDGADAKDLDDAVTVTKLDNGHFKLGVHIADVSYYVTEGSPIDKEAFERGTSVYLVDRVIPMIPHRLSNGICSLNPKADRLTLSCVMEIDGKGEVVQHEIFQSVIKTTERMTYSDVNKILVDRDESVRTRYESLVPMFELMDELAKILRKKRMKRGAIDFDFKEAQVLVDDEGKPTDVIIRERSVAEHLIEEFMLAANETVAQHFHWLDVPFIYRIHEDPKEEKLSRFFEFITNFGYIVRGTANSVHPRALQEIIEAVRGKSEEMVVSTVLLRSMQQAKYDPESLGHFGLSTKFYTHFTSPIRRYPDLIVHRLIRTYLIEGRLDEAMRARWEADLPEIAEHSSKMERRAVDGERETDEMKKAEFMADKIGEEYDGIISSVTNFGMFVELPNTIEGLVHVSYMTDDYYHYDERHYAMIGERTGNVFRIGDEITVRVIDVNLDEYSIDFEIVGMKGKRSKETNEKPLIIKTRESRKQPSNQGPKKKRKKKLHYENAPKVKRDKKKKRR from the coding sequence ATGAAAGATGAAGCGTATAAACCGCTAACTGTTCAAGAACTAGAAGAAGCATTAATGATTGAAGACTCTGCGGAGTTTAAAGATTTCGTTAAAGCGTTAGTCAAAATGGAAGAGGATGGATTTGTTGTCCGCACACGAAGTAATCGGTACGGCTTACCCGAAAAAATGAATCTAGTTCGTGGTAAGTTAACTGGGCATCCTAAAGGCTTTGCCTTTGTTATTCCTGATGAAGCAAGAATGGATGATATTTTTATTCCGCCAGGTGAAATGAATAATGCGATGCACGGTGATACAGTCCTTGTACGAGTAGCGACAACAAGCTCAGGTCAGCGAAGAGAAGGAACGGTTATCCGAATTATCGAACGAGGTGTCCAAGAAATTGTTGGAACGTATGTTGAAAGTACACATTTTGGCTTTGTTATTCCCGACGACAAAAAGCTTGTCAACGATATTTTTATTCCAAAATCAGCATCTAAAGGAGCCGTTGAAGGACATAAAGTTGTTGTTAAATTAACTACTTATCCAGATAGCAGAAAGAGTGCTGAAGGAGAAGTTATTCATATATTAGGTCATAAAAATGATCCGGGTGTTGATATTTTATCAATTATATATAAGCACGGTCTTCCGCTAGAGTTTCCAGATGAAGTATTAGCACAAGCAATGGAGACACCAGACGAAATTACTGACAATGATTTAACTAATCGCCGTGATCTTCGCAATGAGGTAATCGTAACAATTGATGGTGCGGATGCAAAAGACTTAGACGATGCAGTAACGGTAACTAAGCTCGATAACGGTCATTTTAAGCTCGGTGTCCATATTGCTGACGTCAGTTATTATGTAACGGAAGGTTCTCCAATTGATAAAGAGGCTTTTGAAAGAGGGACAAGCGTTTATTTAGTCGATAGAGTGATTCCAATGATACCGCATCGATTATCAAATGGAATATGTTCGTTAAATCCTAAAGCTGATCGTTTAACGTTATCGTGTGTGATGGAGATTGATGGAAAAGGTGAAGTCGTACAGCATGAAATTTTTCAAAGTGTAATTAAAACGACAGAAAGAATGACTTATTCCGATGTAAATAAAATATTAGTCGATCGCGACGAAAGTGTTCGCACTCGTTACGAATCATTAGTTCCAATGTTTGAATTAATGGATGAGCTTGCCAAAATATTACGGAAGAAACGAATGAAACGCGGAGCAATTGATTTTGATTTTAAAGAGGCACAAGTCCTCGTAGATGATGAAGGTAAGCCGACCGATGTCATCATCAGAGAGAGGTCTGTTGCAGAACATCTGATTGAAGAGTTTATGCTTGCCGCCAATGAAACGGTTGCCCAGCATTTCCATTGGCTAGATGTTCCATTTATTTACCGAATTCATGAAGATCCAAAGGAAGAAAAGCTCAGCCGATTTTTTGAGTTTATTACGAACTTCGGATATATCGTAAGAGGAACGGCTAATTCTGTTCATCCGAGAGCGCTGCAAGAAATCATTGAAGCAGTTCGTGGTAAATCTGAAGAGATGGTTGTTTCAACTGTTTTACTCCGCTCAATGCAGCAGGCGAAGTATGATCCCGAAAGCTTAGGTCATTTCGGTCTATCGACGAAATTTTACACTCATTTTACATCGCCAATTCGTCGCTATCCTGATTTAATTGTTCACCGTCTGATTCGTACTTATTTAATTGAAGGAAGGCTTGACGAAGCAATGCGCGCAAGATGGGAAGCTGATTTACCTGAAATTGCTGAACATTCTTCAAAGATGGAGCGTCGTGCAGTTGATGGTGAGCGTGAAACCGATGAGATGAAAAAAGCTGAATTTATGGCGGATAAAATTGGCGAAGAATATGATGGGATTATTAGTTCTGTTACAAACTTCGGAATGTTTGTAGAACTTCCAAATACAATTGAAGGTCTCGTTCATGTCAGCTATATGACAGATGATTACTATCATTACGATGAACGACATTATGCAATGATTGGTGAACGGACAGGAAATGTATTTAGAATTGGTGACGAAATTACTGTACGTGTGATCGATGTCAATTTAGACGAATACTCGATTGATTTTGAAATCGTCGGCATGAAAGGGAAACGAAGTAAAGAAACAAATGAGAAACCGCTTATTATTAAAACGAGAGAAAGCCGCAAACAACCAAGTAATCAAGGGCCAAAGAAGAAAAGAAAGAAGAAATTGCATTACGAAAATGCACCAAAAGTAAAACGTGATAAAAAGAAAAAACGGCGTTAA
- a CDS encoding alpha/beta hydrolase: MRLVPPKPFTFKSGTRAVLLLHGFTGNTADIRMLARYLEKKGYTCHAPLYKGHGVPPEELVHTEPKDWWNDVLNGYEFLKNNGYDEIAVVGLSLGGVFSLKLGYTVPVKGIIPMCAPMYIKSEQTMYEGILYYARKYKQSEGKSAEQIEREMLEFQKRPMTTLKALQELISDVRNHVELVYAPTFVVQARHDHIINPNSANIIYHEVQSDVKEIKWYEESGHVITLDKERDQLHKDVFRFLEKLNWKE, encoded by the coding sequence ATGAGATTAGTGCCCCCTAAGCCATTTACCTTTAAAAGTGGAACGAGAGCGGTGCTCCTTTTGCATGGATTTACAGGTAATACTGCTGATATTCGCATGCTGGCTCGTTATTTAGAGAAAAAAGGATACACATGCCATGCTCCTCTTTATAAAGGGCATGGTGTACCACCTGAAGAGCTTGTACATACAGAACCTAAAGATTGGTGGAATGATGTTTTAAACGGATATGAATTTTTAAAAAATAATGGATATGATGAAATTGCAGTTGTCGGTTTATCTTTAGGCGGCGTATTTTCTTTGAAGTTAGGTTACACTGTTCCAGTAAAGGGTATTATTCCAATGTGTGCCCCAATGTATATAAAAAGCGAACAAACGATGTATGAAGGGATTCTTTACTATGCAAGGAAATACAAACAAAGTGAGGGAAAAAGCGCGGAACAAATTGAACGAGAAATGCTAGAGTTTCAAAAAAGACCAATGACAACATTAAAAGCCTTGCAGGAGTTAATATCAGATGTTAGAAATCATGTTGAGTTAGTTTATGCGCCTACTTTTGTTGTCCAAGCTCGCCATGATCATATAATTAATCCTAATAGTGCCAATATTATTTATCATGAGGTACAATCAGATGTCAAAGAAATTAAATGGTATGAAGAATCAGGTCATGTGATTACACTAGATAAAGAACGGGATCAATTACATAAAGATGTGTTTCGCTTTTTAGAAAAATTAAATTGGAAAGAATAA
- the secG gene encoding preprotein translocase subunit SecG yields the protein MYTFLVVLLVIVSISLIIVVLLQSGKNAGLSGAISGGAEQLFGKQKARGLDLVLHRITIVLSVLFFILTIAVTYFKNLLT from the coding sequence TTGTACACATTTTTAGTCGTCTTATTAGTTATTGTAAGTATTAGTCTTATTATTGTCGTACTTCTTCAATCAGGAAAAAATGCTGGCCTTTCAGGTGCAATTTCTGGAGGAGCAGAACAACTATTCGGAAAACAAAAAGCGCGTGGTTTAGACTTAGTGCTCCATCGTATTACAATTGTTTTATCGGTATTATTTTTCATATTAACGATTGCAGTTACTTATTTCAAAAATCTTCTAACTTAA
- the eno gene encoding phosphopyruvate hydratase yields MPFIIDVYAREVLDSRGNPTVEVEVFTESGAFGRALVPSGASTGEYEAVELRDGDKDRYLGKGVLQAVENVNEMIAPELINGEYSVLDQVSIDQALIELDGTHNKGKLGANAILGVSMAVARAAADYLDIPLYQYLGGFNAKQLPVPMMNILNGGAHADNNVDIQEFMIMPVGAKSFKEALRMGTEIFHSLKAVLKEKGYNTAVGDEGGFAPNLKSNEEALQTIIEAIEKAGYKPREEVMLAMDVASSELYNKEDKKYHLDGEGVVKTSAEMVDWYEELVSKYPIISIEDGLDENDWDGHKLLTERIGSKVQLVGDDLFVTNTEKLAQGIEQNIGNSILIKVNQIGTLTETFDAIEMAKRAGYTAVISHRSGETEDSTIADIAVATNAGQIKTGAPSRTDRVAKYNQLLRIEDQLNESSQYLGLEAFYNIKK; encoded by the coding sequence ATGCCATTTATTATAGACGTTTATGCACGTGAAGTTCTTGATTCCCGAGGAAATCCAACTGTTGAAGTAGAAGTATTTACAGAATCAGGTGCGTTTGGAAGAGCTTTAGTTCCGAGCGGTGCTTCTACAGGCGAATATGAAGCAGTCGAGCTTCGTGATGGAGATAAAGACCGCTACCTTGGAAAAGGAGTTTTACAAGCAGTTGAAAATGTAAATGAAATGATTGCACCTGAGCTGATTAATGGGGAGTATAGTGTACTTGACCAAGTCTCAATTGATCAAGCGTTAATTGAACTTGACGGAACACATAATAAAGGAAAATTAGGAGCAAATGCAATATTAGGTGTATCAATGGCGGTTGCACGTGCAGCTGCAGATTATTTAGATATTCCACTTTATCAATATCTTGGCGGGTTTAATGCAAAGCAGCTTCCAGTGCCGATGATGAATATTTTAAATGGCGGAGCTCATGCTGATAATAATGTTGACATTCAAGAATTTATGATTATGCCTGTAGGAGCGAAAAGCTTTAAAGAAGCGCTTCGTATGGGAACAGAAATTTTTCATAGCTTAAAGGCTGTACTTAAAGAAAAAGGCTACAATACTGCTGTTGGTGATGAAGGGGGCTTTGCTCCAAACTTAAAATCAAATGAAGAGGCACTGCAAACGATTATTGAGGCAATTGAGAAAGCGGGCTATAAGCCTCGTGAAGAAGTCATGCTGGCAATGGATGTTGCCTCTTCTGAGTTGTACAACAAAGAGGACAAAAAGTACCACCTTGATGGTGAAGGCGTTGTGAAAACGTCTGCAGAAATGGTTGACTGGTACGAAGAGCTCGTTTCTAAATATCCAATCATTTCAATTGAAGACGGCCTTGATGAAAATGACTGGGACGGCCATAAGCTTTTAACAGAACGAATTGGCAGCAAAGTCCAACTTGTTGGCGATGACTTATTTGTAACGAATACAGAAAAGCTTGCTCAAGGAATTGAGCAAAATATCGGCAACTCGATCTTAATAAAAGTGAACCAAATCGGAACATTAACAGAAACATTTGATGCAATTGAAATGGCTAAACGTGCTGGTTACACTGCTGTAATTTCCCATCGTTCAGGTGAAACAGAAGACAGTACAATTGCTGACATCGCTGTTGCAACAAACGCTGGACAAATTAAAACAGGTGCTCCATCACGGACAGATCGTGTTGCAAAATACAACCAACTGCTTCGGATTGAAGATCAGTTGAATGAATCAAGTCAATACTTAGGTTTAGAAGCATTTTATAATATTAAAAAGTAA
- the gpmI gene encoding 2,3-bisphosphoglycerate-independent phosphoglycerate mutase, producing the protein MGKAPVALIILDGFGLRDERKGNAVAQASKPNFERFWDRFPHTTLTACGEAVGLPEGQMGNSEVGHLNIGAGRIVYQSLTRVNLSIREGEFDKNETFLHAMNHVKKHGTNLHLFGLLSDGGVHSHIDHLYALLRLAAKEGVQNVYVHGFLDGRDVGPQTAKQYISETLAKMKEYGVGEFATISGRYYSMDRDKRWERVEKSYRAMIYGEGPRYSNALDCVDDSYKNGIYDEFVIPSVIMDNHGDPVATIKDDDAVIFYNFRPDRAIQISNTFTNEDFRSFDRGERHPKNLFFVCLTHFSETVKGYVAFKPTNLDNTLGEVLSQNNLKQLRIAETEKYPHVTFFMSGGREEKFPGEERILINSPKVATYDLKPEMSAYEVTEALINEIESDQFDAIVLNYANPDMVGHSGMLEPTIRAVETVDSCLGKVVDLILAKGGTAIITADHGNADEVVTIEGKPMTAHTTNPVPVIVTKKGITLREDGILGDLAPTMLDLLELEKPKEMTGTTLINK; encoded by the coding sequence ATGGGTAAAGCACCAGTTGCATTAATCATCTTAGATGGATTTGGGTTAAGAGATGAGCGCAAAGGAAACGCTGTTGCACAGGCAAGCAAACCGAATTTTGAACGTTTCTGGGATCGTTTTCCTCATACAACATTAACGGCATGTGGTGAGGCTGTCGGTCTTCCTGAAGGACAGATGGGAAATTCAGAAGTCGGTCATTTAAATATTGGTGCCGGCAGAATTGTTTATCAAAGCTTAACTCGTGTAAACCTATCAATACGCGAAGGGGAATTCGACAAAAATGAAACGTTTCTCCATGCGATGAATCATGTCAAAAAACATGGAACAAATCTTCATCTTTTTGGGCTGTTATCTGATGGTGGCGTACATAGTCACATCGACCATTTATATGCACTTCTACGATTAGCTGCTAAAGAAGGTGTGCAAAATGTTTATGTACATGGTTTTCTAGATGGGCGGGATGTTGGTCCGCAAACGGCAAAGCAATATATTTCGGAAACTTTAGCTAAAATGAAAGAGTACGGAGTAGGTGAATTTGCAACCATTTCTGGCCGTTATTATTCGATGGACAGGGACAAACGCTGGGAACGAGTTGAAAAATCATACCGGGCGATGATTTATGGGGAAGGCCCACGTTATTCAAATGCTCTAGATTGTGTTGATGATTCGTATAAAAATGGGATTTACGATGAGTTTGTCATTCCTTCAGTCATCATGGATAATCACGGAGATCCTGTTGCAACAATTAAAGACGATGATGCGGTTATTTTTTATAATTTCCGTCCTGATCGTGCAATTCAAATATCAAATACATTTACGAACGAAGATTTTCGCTCTTTTGACAGAGGTGAAAGGCATCCAAAAAATTTATTTTTTGTCTGTTTAACCCATTTTAGTGAAACCGTGAAAGGATATGTTGCGTTTAAGCCGACGAATTTAGATAATACTTTAGGTGAAGTGTTATCACAAAATAATTTAAAGCAGCTTAGAATTGCAGAGACAGAAAAATATCCTCACGTTACCTTTTTTATGAGCGGCGGACGTGAAGAAAAGTTTCCGGGTGAGGAACGCATTTTGATTAATTCACCAAAAGTTGCAACTTACGATTTAAAACCTGAAATGAGTGCATACGAGGTAACAGAAGCACTTATTAATGAGATCGAATCTGATCAATTTGATGCAATCGTTTTGAATTATGCAAACCCTGATATGGTCGGTCATTCTGGTATGCTTGAACCGACGATCAGAGCGGTTGAAACAGTTGATAGTTGTTTAGGAAAAGTTGTTGATCTTATTTTAGCAAAAGGCGGAACGGCAATTATAACTGCTGACCATGGAAATGCGGATGAGGTCGTTACAATTGAAGGAAAGCCGATGACAGCCCATACAACAAATCCTGTTCCTGTTATTGTAACAAAAAAAGGGATAACGCTACGCGAAGACGGAATTTTAGGAGATTTAGCACCAACGATGCTTGATCTGCTGGAACTAGAAAAGCCAAAAGAAATGACTGGAACAACTTTAATAAATAAATAA
- the tpiA gene encoding triose-phosphate isomerase — translation MRKPIIAANWKMNKTLLEATSFIEQVKGEVLPKSKVDSVVCPPALFLAQLVELVKNSDLEISAQNMHFEESGAFTGEISPKALEDIGVKYVIIGHSERREMFNETDETVNKKVLAAFNYHLTPIVCVGENLQQYEKGETKRIVGSQVKMAFAGLTEQQVKQAIIAYEPIWAIGTGKSSTAKAANEVCGYIRRVVAEQFSKEAAESIRIQYGGSVKPENIKEFMSEPNIDGALVGGASLEAQSFLQLLEAGCNG, via the coding sequence ATGCGTAAACCAATTATTGCAGCAAATTGGAAAATGAATAAAACATTATTAGAAGCTACAAGTTTTATTGAACAAGTAAAGGGAGAAGTTCTTCCTAAAAGTAAAGTAGATTCAGTCGTCTGTCCCCCTGCATTATTTTTGGCACAGCTTGTAGAGCTTGTGAAAAATTCTGATCTTGAAATAAGTGCGCAAAATATGCATTTTGAGGAAAGTGGCGCTTTTACGGGAGAAATTAGTCCAAAAGCACTTGAAGATATAGGTGTCAAGTATGTCATTATTGGACATTCAGAACGACGAGAAATGTTTAACGAAACGGATGAAACAGTAAATAAAAAAGTGTTAGCAGCATTTAACTATCACCTAACACCGATCGTATGTGTTGGGGAAAATCTTCAACAATATGAAAAAGGGGAAACAAAGCGGATTGTTGGTTCCCAAGTGAAAATGGCATTTGCCGGACTGACGGAGCAACAAGTAAAACAAGCAATCATTGCGTATGAACCGATTTGGGCAATTGGAACGGGCAAATCTTCAACTGCAAAAGCTGCAAACGAAGTATGTGGCTATATTCGCCGAGTTGTAGCAGAACAGTTTTCAAAAGAAGCAGCCGAGTCAATTCGCATTCAATATGGCGGAAGTGTAAAACCAGAAAATATTAAAGAGTTTATGTCAGAGCCGAATATTGATGGAGCCCTTGTTGGTGGAGCTAGCTTAGAAGCACAATCTTTTTTGCAATTATTGGAGGCAGGATGTAATGGGTAA
- a CDS encoding phosphoglycerate kinase, which produces MNKKKLTDVDVKGKRVFCRVDFNVPMQEGRVADDTRIRAALPTIQYLIKEGAKVLLASHLGRPKGKVVEEMRLTPVAARLSELLGKEVKKVDEAYGSTVKEHIDNMDNGEVLLLENVRFYAGEEKNDPELARAFAELADLYINDAFGTAHRAHASTEGIAHYLPSVAGFLMKKEIDVLGKALSNPERPFTAIIGGAKVKDKIGVIDNLLEKVDHLIIGGGLAYTFVKANGHEIGKSLLEADKLDLAKSFIKKAKEKGVQLHMPIDAIVADSFSPDANAKEVSIEEIPADWQALDIGSKTSELYKDIIGKSKLVIWNGPMGVFEYEKFSGGTKAVAEALAFSDGVYSIIGGGDSAAAVEKFELANKMSHISTGGGASLEFMEGKPLPGIVALDDH; this is translated from the coding sequence ATGAACAAAAAAAAGTTAACAGATGTTGATGTAAAAGGTAAACGTGTTTTTTGTCGTGTTGACTTTAACGTACCTATGCAAGAGGGGCGGGTTGCTGACGATACACGAATTAGGGCAGCGCTTCCAACGATTCAATATTTAATAAAAGAAGGAGCGAAAGTGCTGCTTGCAAGTCATTTAGGGCGTCCTAAAGGAAAAGTAGTCGAGGAGATGCGCTTAACTCCTGTAGCAGCTCGGTTATCAGAGCTTCTTGGAAAAGAAGTAAAAAAGGTCGACGAAGCGTATGGAAGCACAGTAAAAGAACACATTGACAATATGGATAACGGTGAAGTTCTTCTATTAGAAAATGTTCGTTTTTATGCTGGTGAAGAGAAAAACGATCCTGAACTAGCACGTGCATTTGCTGAATTAGCAGATCTTTATATTAACGATGCATTTGGAACTGCTCATCGTGCTCATGCATCTACAGAAGGAATTGCTCACTATTTACCTAGCGTTGCAGGCTTTTTAATGAAGAAAGAAATCGATGTATTAGGAAAAGCACTTTCCAATCCAGAACGTCCATTCACAGCAATTATCGGTGGAGCTAAGGTGAAAGATAAGATTGGCGTTATCGACAATTTACTTGAAAAAGTTGATCATTTAATTATTGGCGGCGGTTTAGCCTATACGTTTGTGAAAGCGAATGGTCACGAAATAGGCAAATCGTTATTGGAAGCGGATAAACTCGATTTAGCTAAGTCTTTTATCAAAAAGGCAAAGGAAAAAGGAGTTCAATTACATATGCCAATTGATGCGATCGTCGCAGATTCGTTTTCTCCTGATGCTAATGCTAAAGAAGTTTCTATTGAGGAAATTCCAGCTGATTGGCAAGCGCTTGATATCGGTTCAAAAACAAGTGAGTTATATAAAGATATTATCGGAAAATCAAAGCTAGTTATTTGGAATGGTCCAATGGGTGTATTTGAATATGAAAAATTTTCCGGTGGAACAAAGGCTGTTGCAGAAGCATTAGCTTTTTCTGATGGTGTATACTCCATTATAGGTGGCGGTGACTCAGCAGCTGCGGTCGAAAAGTTTGAATTAGCAAATAAAATGAGTCATATATCAACTGGCGGCGGGGCTTCGCTTGAATTTATGGAAGGAAAGCCATTACCAGGTATTGTCGCATTAGATGATCACTAA
- the gap gene encoding type I glyceraldehyde-3-phosphate dehydrogenase, which translates to MTIKVGINGFGRIGRIVFRAALQNENIEIVAVNDLTDAKMLAHLLKYDSVHGTLQEQIAVDGEYLVVGKQRVKVIAEREPANLPWDKLGVDIVVESTGRFTKRADAAKHLEAGAKKIIISAPGKEEDITIVMGVNEDQYNPDEHDVISNASCTTNCLAPFAKVLHEKFGIKRGMMTTVHAYTNDQQILDLPHKDYRRARAAAESIIPTTTGAAKAVALVLPELKGKLNGMAMRVPTPNVSVVDLVVELEKNVTVEEVNQQFKAASEGELKGILAYSEEPLVSRDYNGCTASSTIDGLSTMLIENNMVKVISWYDNETGYSYRVVDLIEYIAKKGL; encoded by the coding sequence ATGACAATTAAAGTTGGGATTAATGGATTTGGCAGAATTGGACGGATTGTTTTTCGAGCAGCACTTCAAAATGAAAATATTGAAATTGTTGCAGTGAATGACTTAACAGATGCTAAAATGCTTGCTCATCTGTTAAAATATGATTCTGTTCATGGGACGTTACAAGAACAGATTGCTGTTGATGGCGAGTATTTAGTAGTCGGTAAACAAAGGGTAAAAGTAATAGCAGAGCGTGAACCAGCAAATCTCCCTTGGGATAAGCTAGGTGTAGATATTGTTGTTGAATCAACAGGACGTTTTACAAAAAGAGCAGATGCAGCAAAGCATTTGGAGGCAGGAGCAAAAAAAATCATTATTTCAGCACCAGGTAAAGAAGAAGATATTACGATTGTTATGGGTGTGAATGAGGATCAGTACAATCCAGATGAACACGATGTCATTTCTAACGCTTCATGTACAACAAATTGTCTAGCACCGTTTGCCAAAGTATTGCATGAGAAATTTGGGATTAAACGCGGCATGATGACAACTGTTCATGCTTATACGAATGATCAACAAATATTAGATTTACCACATAAAGATTATCGTCGTGCCCGAGCTGCTGCAGAATCTATTATTCCAACAACGACAGGTGCAGCAAAAGCTGTTGCACTCGTTTTACCGGAATTAAAAGGTAAGTTAAATGGAATGGCGATGCGTGTTCCGACTCCAAATGTATCGGTCGTTGATCTTGTAGTAGAGTTAGAAAAAAATGTTACGGTTGAAGAAGTAAATCAACAATTTAAAGCCGCTTCTGAAGGTGAGTTAAAAGGAATTCTCGCATATAGTGAAGAACCGCTTGTTTCTCGGGACTATAACGGATGTACCGCTTCTTCAACAATTGATGGTCTGTCAACAATGCTCATTGAAAATAATATGGTAAAAGTCATTTCTTGGTATGATAATGAGACGGGCTATTCATATCGCGTTGTTGATTTAATCGAATATATTGCCAAAAAAGGGTTATGA
- a CDS encoding sugar-binding transcriptional regulator: MESLINIQKRLLPDLLIVMRKRYHILQYLSLMEPVGRRSLAASLGLTERILRSEVEFLKEQNLLSVSPVGMSLTNEGKEILQKLASIMREVTGIDVMEAKLKKQMNVKEVIVVSGNSDESPWVKSELGRTCANIIRERLCHNDIIAVTGGSTMAAVAEKLTRDFYEKNVLFVPARGGIGEDVKNQANTICAKMAEVTGARHRVLYVPDQVSKEMYQSIMKEPQIHDVLTLIKSAGMVLHGIGDAMVMAKRRNTVEEDMKTIIAGKAAGEAFGYYFDKDGKIVHKVQTIGLQLDDLKNVRNIIAVAGGATKGNAIRAYMNQAPPSTILITDEGAANALIEGESP; the protein is encoded by the coding sequence ATGGAATCCCTAATCAACATTCAAAAAAGATTATTGCCTGACCTCTTAATAGTTATGCGAAAAAGGTATCATATCCTTCAATATTTGAGCTTGATGGAACCAGTTGGACGAAGAAGTTTAGCGGCAAGTCTTGGATTAACCGAACGTATTCTTCGAAGCGAGGTAGAGTTTCTAAAAGAACAAAATCTTTTGTCTGTATCACCTGTTGGGATGAGCTTAACAAATGAAGGAAAAGAAATATTACAAAAATTAGCAAGCATAATGAGAGAAGTAACAGGTATTGATGTGATGGAAGCAAAGTTAAAAAAACAAATGAATGTTAAAGAAGTGATCGTTGTTTCGGGAAATAGCGATGAGTCCCCATGGGTTAAAAGTGAACTGGGTCGTACATGTGCAAACATTATCCGGGAACGTCTTTGTCATAATGACATTATTGCTGTTACAGGCGGTTCAACAATGGCAGCAGTTGCAGAAAAGTTAACACGTGATTTTTATGAAAAAAATGTTCTTTTTGTACCTGCCCGTGGTGGAATTGGAGAAGATGTCAAAAATCAAGCAAATACAATTTGTGCAAAAATGGCAGAGGTAACTGGAGCAAGACATCGTGTTTTATACGTACCAGACCAAGTGAGTAAGGAAATGTATCAATCAATTATGAAAGAACCGCAAATTCATGATGTACTTACTTTGATCAAATCGGCGGGCATGGTTTTACATGGGATCGGGGACGCTATGGTGATGGCAAAAAGACGAAATACTGTTGAAGAAGATATGAAAACAATCATTGCAGGAAAAGCGGCTGGAGAAGCTTTTGGCTATTATTTTGATAAAGACGGGAAAATCGTCCATAAAGTACAAACAATTGGACTTCAACTTGATGATTTAAAAAATGTTAGAAATATCATTGCTGTTGCCGGTGGAGCAACGAAAGGAAATGCAATTCGAGCTTATATGAACCAAGCGCCTCCTTCAACGATTCTAATTACAGACGAAGGAGCTGCAAATGCATTAATAGAGGGAGAATCCCCTTAA